The Pradoshia eiseniae DNA window CTGATATCTTCCGTGTTATACAATTCGCCATTATAGCAAAGGACATATTTGCTGCCGTTTTTTTCACGGACCATCGGCTGCTTTCCGCCTTTTGGGTCAACGACGACCAGCCGCTTATGCCCAAGTCCAACATGCTTATCATCCCAGATATTCATGTCATCCGGTCCCCGCTTGGAGAGGGTATCTGTCATAGCCGTTAAAATCATTTTTTCCTGGTTAATCGATCTGTCGTATTCTACCCATCCAGTAATACCACACAAAATAGCATCATCCTTTCAAAACAAGCCTGTGGCCCATTCCTGCTTACATGATATGCATGATTCAAATAGATGGTTAATTGTCCAGAGTTTCAAGAGTCGGGTTATAAAAGGCGCCGTTTATGTCAATCAATAAGATAGGTGCCAATCAACATATTTCTTACGGGGTTTATTCTTGGCTGGCTAATCCCCGTTTACTGCATTTGGAGGCGCGAACATGAACAATCAGCTGCGAACACAACTGTTAAATGCTCAAAAGAGGGCACACACAGAGGGAGTTTTTGAAAACATTAATGACCAATGGGTATTTTTCGATGAAGAGACCGATGAGGCATATCCATTAGAGGAGTACATGAATAATGAAATCTCCATTTTCCGGAACAACCGCTGGCGTAAGGGTATCCTAGTTGAGGATGGCAAGCTTTTATGCGGATCTGAGCTGATTTTCATCATGGATGAGGACCGGGTTCGAATCAAGAAAAATTTGCTTTATTCACTCGAACGCCTGTTAGATGAGCTGTATGACGATACTTTTTACCATTTTATCACGGCTTTAAATGGGATGGATTTCTCCATATATGACTGTATTTATGGATATAATCAACTATCCTTCATAACATCCGACTCTCTTTCCGGAACGAATTTTTATATTTTTGATAATGGAGAATATATATGCTCAGTCCATCATCATTTCAACCAAAAGGAGAAGGATCATAACCGCTTTGAATTCACATTGAACACAGGCAAGAAAGTCCTTATAGAAAAATTATTATCCTAAATCGAATGAAACAGGCTAAGAAGAGAACCTTGCCTGTTTTTTTCTTTCGCAGGAGAACATAAAAAAGCTGAAGACGTCACCTGTCAGCAGGTTCCTGTCTTCAGTCTTATTTGCTCCAAACAGTGGAGCTTCTACTCATATCATCTCTTATCCAAAAAGCTGAATGCCTAATGGCAATCTGAAACCGAGAAGCAGCACAAGCACAAATGAAATCCAAAATTGAATTAGGAATGATTTGTACGGCTTACCCTTTGAGCGCTTGACCGCGGTCATTTCCATCGATACGATGACCCAAAGACCGATGACTGCTTTCCCAATATATTCCCCATTAATATTGGAAATACTAAAGAGAAGCATCGCACCCGTGACGATAATTAATATGTACAGCACTCGATTAATCATCATCGTAATTTTCAATGATTTGCCCGACATCTTAAAGGATACAAAAAATAAGATGATGGCCAAAAGCCACATAGAAATATGTTCTACTGTTCCGCCCACTTGAATTCCCCACCTTTCTACTGTCATCACTATCATCGTAGCATACTATATACTACAGTTCGACG harbors:
- a CDS encoding DUF2777 family protein, which gives rise to MNNQLRTQLLNAQKRAHTEGVFENINDQWVFFDEETDEAYPLEEYMNNEISIFRNNRWRKGILVEDGKLLCGSELIFIMDEDRVRIKKNLLYSLERLLDELYDDTFYHFITALNGMDFSIYDCIYGYNQLSFITSDSLSGTNFYIFDNGEYICSVHHHFNQKEKDHNRFEFTLNTGKKVLIEKLLS
- a CDS encoding YisL family protein, whose protein sequence is MGGTVEHISMWLLAIILFFVSFKMSGKSLKITMMINRVLYILIIVTGAMLLFSISNINGEYIGKAVIGLWVIVSMEMTAVKRSKGKPYKSFLIQFWISFVLVLLLGFRLPLGIQLFG